Part of the Marinobacterium rhizophilum genome is shown below.
TCGAATTTCCCTGGCACGAACGCATCACCATGAGCAATGCGGTGATGAACTACCAGACTGGGCGTGCCGACAAGGCGCAGTTTCTGCTTGATCAATTGCTGGCCCGGCGTGGCTCCCGCCCTGAGGCTGCCATATTGCGCGCCAGAATCGCAATGGAAGAGGGCAACAGCCGTCTGGCACGAGAGCTGCTCTTGCGCGAGATTCAGCTTTCACCCACCTATGCAGAGCTGCGCGAAGCGCTGGCTGCTGCGGCCTACCTGGACGGTGAGTATGACGATGCCGAGAGTGCACTGGCCATTGCCGGTCGTTTGGGGGCTCCGCAATGGCGTCTGGACTATCACCGGGGGCTGTTGAAGGAGTCGCGCGGCCACTGGCAGCAGGCATGCCGCTTGTATCGGTCGGCGCTGGGGCTCAAGCCTGACTTCAAGGCGGCGATGGGACGGCTGATCGATCTTTCTCAGCAGCCGGCCTGCGTGCAGCTGGGTAGGCTGCCGATTGTGCCACGCAAGCGCGTGCATTGAGGAGGCTTCGCATGAACGTTATGAATCGGGCGGTTCAGTCCGGCACAAACGAGGATTATTTCCGGCGCATTCGGCGTCTGCTGCACCGGCGTTTGATTGACTCGGTGGAAGAAGAAGGCAATGCCCTGCCCGATAGCAGCGATGCCATTCGCAAGCGGGTCGCGGGGTTGCTGGACGAGTTCCAGTATGAGTCGGGGGTGAGCATCGATGCATCCCAGGGACAGCAGATAGCGCATGAGATTATTCAGGAGCTCGGCGGGATGGGGCCGCTGGCCCCGCTGATGCTGGACAGCGAACTTTCGGACATTCTTGTCAACGGGCCCGATGAGGTCTGGGTTGATCGACAGGGACGGTTGGAGCTGACCCCCGTACGTTTTGATGACGAAGCGCATCTGCGTCGCTTTGTGGATCGCCTGGTGTCGGCACAGGGCCGGCATCTGGACGCCGGCTCCCCCATGGTTGATGCCAGGCTGAGTGATGGCAGTCGTCTGCACGCGGTAATTCCGCCGCTCTGTGGTCGCGGCACGGTGGTGTCTATCCGGCGCTTTCGGGTTGAAACGACGACGCGCGACGAACTGCTGCAGCAGGGCTTTATCAGTGAGCCGATGCTGGAGCTGCTGAGCCTGGCGGTGCGGGGAGGGCTCAATATTGTGATTGCCGGCGGGGCGGCGGCCGGCAAGACGACGCTGCTGAACCTGCTGTCACGCTTTATTCCGCAGAATGAACGAGTGGTGACCGTCGAGGAAACCGCCGAACTGCAGCTTGAGCATGGGCATGTCATTTCCCTTGAGGCCAAACCTGGCAACCTGGAAGGCAGTGGCGGTATCGGATTGCGCGAACTGGTGCGCACAGCGCTGAGAATGCGTGCTGATCGCATTATTGTGGGTGAGGTGCGAGGTTGCGAAGTGTTTGACATGCTGCAGGCCATGAACGTGGGGCACGATGGCAGCCTGACCACCGTGCATGCCAACAGCCCGGGCGATGTGTTGCGCCGTCTGGAAGCGCTGGCGCTGATGGGCGACACGGGGCTGCCGAGGGAGTCGGTCAGGGACATGATCGGCTCGGCGATACAGGTGGTGGTGCAACTGGTGCGTTTCCGTGATGGCAGTCGTCGCGTGGCGAGCGTGTCCGAGGTGATCAGCGAGGAGGGGCAGCTGTCGGTTAGGGAACTGTACCGTTTCAAACCCGATGTGGTGCCGCAGGCCCCTGACGAGGAGCACGCCTTTACGGCCGGGCAGCATCAGGCCACCGGTGCCCCCGTGAGCTTTCTCGCACGACTGCAGTTGCGCGGGTTCGATACGTCATCCTTCATCCGCTCGGCGGCCGAGGCCGGTGATGCCGGCACGCAGGTGCCTCATGACTGAAGGTGTCTTGCTGCTGCTCCTGCTGGGAGTCATGTTGTGCTGCGGTATCTGGCTTATGGTGCAGCGTCGCCGGGTTTTGGTCGCAGTGCCGTTGTCAGATTCGGTGAGCGAGGACCCGGCGAAACGTCGGCGGCTGGCGGATCAGTTGCGCATCCTGCAATTGAATGTCGAGCCGCTGGTCTTTGTGGCTGGCATTGGCATGCTCAGCGTACTGGTGTTTCTGGTTTTCCTGGAGATTTTTCCTGCCTCCGTGGCGTTTGCGGCGCTGGCGGGGTTCTGTGTCCTGCCACTGGCTTTTTATATCCTTGTGGATTTGGTGGCCTGGCGCGCGCGGGCCTTTGAGGCCAGCCTGACAGATGCACTGGACCTGATTCAGGCGGCGTTGCAGGGTGGGGAACCGCCGCGCAGAGCCCTGCTGGTGGCCGCCAGGGCGAGCCGCGGAGCAGTACGCGAGGAACTGCAGGAACTGACACGACGGCTGGATTACGGCCTACCCATCGACAGTGCCTGTGCACGCATGGTGACGCTCTATGACACTGAAGGCGTACGCCTGTTTACGCAGGTGCTGATCGCCAAATGGCAGTCCGAAGCCAGTTTTGGCGGTCTGCTTGGCGCGGTCAGCGGCATTTTGCGCGAGCGGATAAAAAGACGCTTGCTGATCAGCGGACAGCTGTCGGGTACCCGCCTTGCGGCCGTTTTTGCGGCGGTCCTGCCGTATCTGCTGATACCTGTCTTTCTATGGAAAGAGCCGGATTGGCTGGCGCGCCTGACAGAGCACGCCATTGGACCGCAGCTGTTGTTTGCAGCGGTACTCTGTCAGGTGGCCGGTTTCCTCTGGCTGCGCCGGCTGCTAAGGAGTGACCCATGATGACTGCCTGGTGGCTTGACCTGGTACTGGGTACAGCATTGCTGCTGTTTGTGTGGGCGCTGTTCATGCTCAGTCGCGACAGCGCGACGCCCCTTGACATGTCGCCTGACGCGCAGGGTGGTTTTAGGCTGCATCCCACAAAACTGGTTCGCCAGGCCGGCATCATGCCGCAGCGTTTGCTGTTTCTTTACTGGCCGATCAAGTTGTTGCTCGGTGCTCTGTTGCCGCTGCTGTTGCTTGAGTGGCGGGGAGCAGAATGGCCGGTCTGGATACTGGCAGGTCCGGCTCTGGCGGGTTTCTTTGTACCTGAGCTGTGGTTGCTGCAGCGCCGGGCGCAGCGGCGGCGGCGGATTAGTGACTCACTGAGCTTTCTGATAGACCTGATCGTGGCCTACCTGAAGGCCGGTCATAACCTGTCCCAGGCGTTTGCGCTGGCGGCCCGGTACGGTTTAACCCCGCGCAACCCGCTGGCCAGGGAGGCGCTGCTGCTGGCTCGAGAGCTGGAGGCGGGACGTGATCGCGAGGCGGCGTTTTCCGCGCTGGCTACCCGCACCGGTGTCGATGACCTGCATCGTCTGGCCGCAGTAATGAATGTCGGGTTTAAAGTGGGTTCGCCAGTCGCTCGCACGCTGGCATCACAGGCCGACATGCTGCGTGCCAAGCAGGTACAACGCAGCACCGAACTGATCAATCGAAAAAGCTTGGAGGCGCTGTTTCCCATGCTGCTGGTGTGTCTGCCGATGTTTTTGGTGCTGGTAATCTTTCCGGCAGCCATTCAGTTCTACCAGATGTTCCAGTGGATCAAGGTGTTGTTATGACCCGGGCATGTGCGGGGGACGCGGCAACGAACAGGCGAGGGTATATGGCAGATAAAATGGACGACAACATTATGCAGGATAGCCCGCAACGTCGGGCCTGCTCCAGGGTTTCCCCGGGGGCGCGATACCAGGGCGGCTTTATTATCACGATCGAGCTGATTCTGATCATTACGATACTGCTGATCGGGTCCATGGTGGGCATCGTGGCGGTGCGCGATGCGTTGTTTAAGTATTATGTCAGCCAGCAGTCGCAGGAGGCCTATGTGAGCGACGATGCTGGCGTCGTGCTGGGGAAGGCGGTGGGGTTCGATGAACATGAGGCCCCACGGATCTTTTATATCGATCGCACCCAGGAGCAAAACTACCGGGCGCTGATCGGTATCCGTGATGATCGTTTCACCGGTCGCGAGCCACTCTATTACGAGGGTAACAGCTGCCAGGGTGATCCGTGCATCAAATCGCCCAGTAACGAAAGTGCGGACAGTTCCGGCACCGATGGCATCGCCGGAACAGGCGCCGTGGGGTATATCTACGGACTGCAGGGCACGCCCACCTATGCGGTGGGGCGCGCACCGACGGGCCTGCCCGGGTTTTTATACCGCGAAACGCCCGCGCAATGCGCTGCATCGCCACAGGACATAGGGTCACGCTGGTTGTCACAAAAAGTGGTGGCCGGTGAGCCCTGTGAAAGCTATACGTTTGATGTTTCAAGTGAAGATGCCTTACTCGATTGTCTGGTCAATCCGCAGCTTAGCTGTGACTGTCCGTCGGGCTATACGGCACAAACCGATATTCTGGCGCAGGCGGAAGGCGCCATCGGTGTGAGTTATGACGGGCTGGTTAGCGACCTCGGACTGCCGGGACAAACGCCGCCCCGACCCGATATCGGCCAGATCTGTTGCCCGGATGATACTACGTTGCAGAATGATGGGCTGGTGAATACGGTGGCGTATTATCTGGTGCAGGAGACGCTTGCGCTTGTATCGGCAAATCTGCCGGCCGGTCTGGCCCAACAGTATGAGGATGCCCTGGCTTTACTGGTGACGCCGACGGCGCTGCAGTGCCGGGTTGAAATAGCGCTTAAGGCGGCCGAGTCGGTGGCCAGCCCCAATGACCCGGCCCTGAACGCCCTGGAGGGGCTGACGCCACCTTTTCGCATGAACCTGCCGATTGATGCTGGCGCGGACAGTTGGCAGCGTACCTTGCCCCACGGCGAAGGGCCGGTGCATTTTGCCCGTCCCTGAGGTCGACGGCAGGTTTGGGTCAGGCGCCTGGTGCCGTTGCCTGTTGCGACAGCGGTTTCAGGGCCAGCAGCCAGGCCAGCAGTACGGCCGCGAGGGCGCCGGCAAGGATCGTTTGAAAACCGATGCCAGGGTCGATCAGAAAACCCAGCAATGCCGGCGCAATGCCGGTGGAAAATACCATGCAGGCGCTAAGGGTGGAACGCACCCGCCCGAGATTTTCCCCGCCCCAGAGGCTGACCAGCAGGCTGTTGACCACCGGCTCCTGCATGTCTATGGTCAGGCCGCCGCCGATCAGCAGCAGCCAGATGCCGATATCACCGCCCAGCAGTTCCTTTTGATGTCGCAGCAGATACCCGTCTCCCGGCGTACTCATGCAGGCTCCCTATAAAGGCTGAACAGGCATAGTGTGGCTAATTGGCCCCCTGGCCATTGTGATGCTGGCCTTTGAGGCCGGGGCGGGTACTACTTTATACCAAGCGAGCGGGTGCAGTGACCGCTCGCTTGGGGACACTACGCCAAATGTCGCTGGATGTGCCGGGGAGTTCTGATATGGGGGACGCTGCGGTCGAACGAAAAATACCGGCGGCGATCAGGCCACCGGTATGTGCTGCAGGGCGGAACGTATCAGCGCGCAAGGTCAGATAGGATAATGACGGGGTCCAAGCTGTACGGTCATCCAGCGCAGCTCGGTGAATTCCTCGATCCCGGCCTTGCCACCAAAACGGCCGTAACCACTGGATTTGACGCCGCCAAAGGGCATCTGGGGTTCGTCGTGCACGGTGGGCCCGTTGATATGACAGATGCCCGATTCGATCTGGCCGGCAACTTTCATGGCGCGGGCGATGTCCTGGCTGAACACCGCCGCAGAGAGTCCATATTCGCTGTCATTGGCCACCCGAATAGCCTCGGCTTCGTCCTTGACGCGGATCAGCGCGACCATTGGGCCGAATGACTCTTCACGATACAGCTGCATATTTTCCTGTACGCCATCAATCAGTGTTGCTTGCATTATCACGCCATCTGCCTTGCCGCCTGACAGCAGGCGTCCACCCTTGTCAAGGGCATCATCCAGCAGGGCATTGAGCTTGAGGCCTGCCTCCTGGCTGACCAGGGTACCGAGCGCGTTTGTTGTGTCGTTCGGGTCACCCGCCTTGAGGGATTGAGCTTTTTTCGCCAGCTTTTCCGCAAAGGCATCGGCCACTGCGTCGACCACTACCAGGCGCTCGGTCGACATGCAGATCTGACCCTGGTTGAAAAAGGCACCAAAGGCGGCAGCATCAGCGGCAGCATCCAGGTCCGCATCCTCCAGTACCAGCAGTGGTGCCTTGCCGCCCAGTTCCAATAGCACCGGTTTAAGGAAACGCGCGGCTTTTTCCGCAATGATGCGGCCCACCTGTGTAGAGCCGGTAAAGTTTATGCGACGTACTGCCGGATGTTCGATCAGTGCTTCGACCACCTCGGCTGCCTGCTCCGGCGCATTGGTAATGACATTGACGATGCCATCACCCAGGCCCGCCTTGCTCAGCACTTCGCCGATCAACAGGTGGGTTGCCGGGCATTGCTCGGAGGCTTTCAGTATCACAGTGTTGCCGCAGGCCAGCGGGGTGGCGATGGCACGGGTACCCAGAATGATGGGCGCGTTCCAGGGGGCAATACCCAGCACCACGCCACAGGGAACACGAATACCCATGGCCAGGTTGTCGGGTACGTTGGAGGGGATGATGTCGCCGCCGATCTGGGTAGTCAGCGAGGCCGCTTCGCGCAGCGCCGAGGCCGCGATCATGACATTGAACCCGGCCCAGCCGGGGGTCGCACCGGTTTCGGCGACCATAGCCTCGATGAATTCAGCTTGGTGGGCCTCCATCAGATCAGCGGCTTTTAGCAGCTTGGCTCGGCGCTCCCCCGGGCTGGTGCTTGACCAGGCAGGGAAGGCCGCAGAGGCGGCATCGGCCGCTGCTTTGGCGTCAGCCACCGTGGCGGCAGCAGCCTGGGTTACCGCCTCGCCGCTAAGCGGGTTATGGCGCACGAAGGTGGCGTTGTCCTGTGCCTGGCAGTGTTGGCCGGCAATCAGCAGTGACAATCTGTTCATGACATCCTCGCAATTGGACATGGTTATTATGGTTTGCGGTCAGCTTGCACACTTCTGGCGCAGGTCCAGTGCGGACTGGTATACATCCTGGGCTGTTTCAAGACCCCGCTGCTGCAGTGTGTTGAGGTAATTTTGGGTGCCTTCCCTAAGGGGGATCGACCATTGCGCATCGTTGAGCGGATCGTCCATCACGCGAATGGTGTGCCCAAGGTCAATGGCCTCCTGACGGCCTTCTTCATCCAGTCGGTTAAAGACATTGCCGGCGGTCATGGCCCATTTCATGCCACTGTTGTTATCGATAACTGTTTTCATTTCGGGCGACAGGCTCTGGTAAACCCCCTTGTTCATGGTCGCCATTATGATGCCGGTGTAGTAGGGCACCTGCATGTGATAATTCGCCAACTCGTTGATGCGAAAAACCTTCATGGCTTCCCAGGGGAAGCTAAGGCCGTCGACTACACCACGCTGCATGGCGGAGTAAATTTCGGGCGCAGGCATTCCTACAGGCTGGGCTCCCATGCTTGACAGCATCTCACCGGCCACTTCACTGGGGCGGCGTATGCGCAGACCTTCCAGGTCTTTGGGTGACTGGATATCGGTGTCACGTGTATGCAGGTAACCGGGGCCCGTGGTGAACATAAAGAGGACATGGGTATCGCTGTATTCCTGCGCAATGGCCCCGTTATCGTACAGCGACTGCAGAATACAGGCGCCCTGGGGAGCGTCGCGGGCAACGCCCGGTAGCTGCACGATTTCCGACAGCGGGAAGCGACCTGCGGTATACCCCTGCAGTGTCACGCTGATATCGGCGATGCCGCTAACCACGGCATCGTAGGCCTTGTTGGACTTGCTTAACGTCTGCGAGGGGTAAATCTCCACCTGCAGTTCGCCGGCCGAAGCTTCCTGGACGCTCTGTGCCCAGGTTTCGAAAATTTCTTTTTGTACCGCTGAGGTTGCCGGCCACAGGTGTGCCAGACGCAGCGTGGTATCGGCAGTGGCGGTGATGCTCAGGCCCGTGATGGCGGCGGCGAGCAGGCAGCGGGAGAGGTTCTTCTTCATGCTGTTATCCTTGCTTTTGTTGTTGGTCAGGATGAGTGATTCAGTGCGATCTATAGGTGTGCTAGGGCTCGATGGTGGTGGTGGCGACTTCGATCAGCACCGGTTCCTGCATGCCAAGGGCCTGCGAAAACGCTTCTGTGAATGCTTCAGGAGAGCTCGCCTCAAGCGCTCGAACACCGTAACCCCTGGCCAGGGCGCAAAAATCCAGCCCGGGAACATCCAGTCCGGGAGAATCTTCGGCATCCAGCAAGCGAGAAA
Proteins encoded:
- a CDS encoding tetratricopeptide repeat protein, whose product is MPSAFKRISVSLLVLVLLGGCASDMDRRRSEQPDPNVRLDQMLGLYHQSVASGSACAEIWHADSGTIDCERILREVERLQVEFPWHERITMSNAVMNYQTGRADKAQFLLDQLLARRGSRPEAAILRARIAMEEGNSRLARELLLREIQLSPTYAELREALAAAAYLDGEYDDAESALAIAGRLGAPQWRLDYHRGLLKESRGHWQQACRLYRSALGLKPDFKAAMGRLIDLSQQPACVQLGRLPIVPRKRVH
- a CDS encoding CpaF family protein produces the protein MNVMNRAVQSGTNEDYFRRIRRLLHRRLIDSVEEEGNALPDSSDAIRKRVAGLLDEFQYESGVSIDASQGQQIAHEIIQELGGMGPLAPLMLDSELSDILVNGPDEVWVDRQGRLELTPVRFDDEAHLRRFVDRLVSAQGRHLDAGSPMVDARLSDGSRLHAVIPPLCGRGTVVSIRRFRVETTTRDELLQQGFISEPMLELLSLAVRGGLNIVIAGGAAAGKTTLLNLLSRFIPQNERVVTVEETAELQLEHGHVISLEAKPGNLEGSGGIGLRELVRTALRMRADRIIVGEVRGCEVFDMLQAMNVGHDGSLTTVHANSPGDVLRRLEALALMGDTGLPRESVRDMIGSAIQVVVQLVRFRDGSRRVASVSEVISEEGQLSVRELYRFKPDVVPQAPDEEHAFTAGQHQATGAPVSFLARLQLRGFDTSSFIRSAAEAGDAGTQVPHD
- a CDS encoding type II secretion system F family protein, with the translated sequence MTEGVLLLLLLGVMLCCGIWLMVQRRRVLVAVPLSDSVSEDPAKRRRLADQLRILQLNVEPLVFVAGIGMLSVLVFLVFLEIFPASVAFAALAGFCVLPLAFYILVDLVAWRARAFEASLTDALDLIQAALQGGEPPRRALLVAARASRGAVREELQELTRRLDYGLPIDSACARMVTLYDTEGVRLFTQVLIAKWQSEASFGGLLGAVSGILRERIKRRLLISGQLSGTRLAAVFAAVLPYLLIPVFLWKEPDWLARLTEHAIGPQLLFAAVLCQVAGFLWLRRLLRSDP
- a CDS encoding type II secretion system F family protein translates to MMTAWWLDLVLGTALLLFVWALFMLSRDSATPLDMSPDAQGGFRLHPTKLVRQAGIMPQRLLFLYWPIKLLLGALLPLLLLEWRGAEWPVWILAGPALAGFFVPELWLLQRRAQRRRRISDSLSFLIDLIVAYLKAGHNLSQAFALAARYGLTPRNPLAREALLLARELEAGRDREAAFSALATRTGVDDLHRLAAVMNVGFKVGSPVARTLASQADMLRAKQVQRSTELINRKSLEALFPMLLVCLPMFLVLVIFPAAIQFYQMFQWIKVLL
- a CDS encoding aldehyde dehydrogenase — its product is MNRLSLLIAGQHCQAQDNATFVRHNPLSGEAVTQAAAATVADAKAAADAASAAFPAWSSTSPGERRAKLLKAADLMEAHQAEFIEAMVAETGATPGWAGFNVMIAASALREAASLTTQIGGDIIPSNVPDNLAMGIRVPCGVVLGIAPWNAPIILGTRAIATPLACGNTVILKASEQCPATHLLIGEVLSKAGLGDGIVNVITNAPEQAAEVVEALIEHPAVRRINFTGSTQVGRIIAEKAARFLKPVLLELGGKAPLLVLEDADLDAAADAAAFGAFFNQGQICMSTERLVVVDAVADAFAEKLAKKAQSLKAGDPNDTTNALGTLVSQEAGLKLNALLDDALDKGGRLLSGGKADGVIMQATLIDGVQENMQLYREESFGPMVALIRVKDEAEAIRVANDSEYGLSAAVFSQDIARAMKVAGQIESGICHINGPTVHDEPQMPFGGVKSSGYGRFGGKAGIEEFTELRWMTVQLGPRHYPI
- a CDS encoding TRAP transporter substrate-binding protein, translated to MKKNLSRCLLAAAITGLSITATADTTLRLAHLWPATSAVQKEIFETWAQSVQEASAGELQVEIYPSQTLSKSNKAYDAVVSGIADISVTLQGYTAGRFPLSEIVQLPGVARDAPQGACILQSLYDNGAIAQEYSDTHVLFMFTTGPGYLHTRDTDIQSPKDLEGLRIRRPSEVAGEMLSSMGAQPVGMPAPEIYSAMQRGVVDGLSFPWEAMKVFRINELANYHMQVPYYTGIIMATMNKGVYQSLSPEMKTVIDNNSGMKWAMTAGNVFNRLDEEGRQEAIDLGHTIRVMDDPLNDAQWSIPLREGTQNYLNTLQQRGLETAQDVYQSALDLRQKCAS